The DNA region ATCCGCCGCACGCTGAGGAGGCAGGGACCGTGATCCGTGGGGTTGTGCTCGCCGAGAGCCTGCGTGTCGGCAGCGAGCTCAGGCTCGACGGCCTCACGGTCACGGTCCGCCGGCAGGACGTGAGCCCCGGCGCGGTGGCCGGCCAGCCCGCGGTGTGGACGTTCCTCGAGATCGAGGGACCGGACGACCGCGCCGAGGAGCTGGCCGGCTCGCTCGCGCGGTGCCTGCTCGCGGAGGGTGGCTGGTACGCCGACTTCGCCCTCGGGCAGGACCACGTCGTGGTCTTCGCCGGCCGGGTCTTCCGCTACCGCGCAGGGGACGCGGCCCGGCGTGCCGAGGCCCAGGACTACGCCAGGAGCGTCGGGGTCCCCGAGCACCAGCTCGACTGGCCGGGCTAGGCCCGCTCCTGGCGCGGCCCGCACGGTTCGGCGCGGATCAGACTGACCGGAGGATGAGACAATGCGTCCCGCTGGATGGGATGCGGATTAGGTTGGGATCATGACACGCAGCGTCAGACTCGCAGTCGTCGCCGGGGACGGCATCGGTACCGAGGTCGTCGAACAGGGTCTGAGGGTCCTGGACGCGGCACTTGCGGGCTCCGACGTGGCGGTCACCACCACGGACTTCGACCTCGGGGCGCGACGATGGCACGCGACGGGGGAGACCCTGACGGACGCCGACCTCGCAGCCATCCGCGAGCACGACGTCATCCTGCTCGGCGCGATCGGTGACCCCGGCGTGCCGTCGGGCGTGCTCGAGCGCGGACTGCTGCTCCGGCTGCGCTTCGAGCTCGACCACCACGTCAACCTGCGGCCGGCGCGGCTGTACCCCGGAGTCCGCTCGCCGCTCGCCGACCCCGGCGAGATCGATTTCGTGGTCGTGCGCGAGGGCACCGAGGGGCCCTACGTCGGCAACGGCGGTGCGATCCGGGTGGGCACCCCGCACGAGGTCGCGACCGAGGTCAGCATCAACACCGCGTTCGGCGTCGAGCGCGTCGTCCGGGACGCCTTCGCCCGGGCGGCCGCCCGTCCGCGCAAGCACCTGACCCTCGTGCACAAGCACAACGTGCTGGTGCACGCCGGCCACCTGTGGCGGCGGACGGTCGAGGCGGTCAATGCCGACTTCCCCGACGTGACCACCGACTACCTGCATGTCGACGCGGCGACGATCTTCATGACCACCAAGCCGTCACGCTTCGACGTCATGGTCACCGACAACCTCTTCGGCGACATCCTCACCGATCAGGCTGCCGCCATCACCGGCGGCATCGGCCTCGCGGCGTCGGGCAACATCAACCCGGACCGGACGACACCGTCGATGTTCGAGCCCGTGCACGGCTCGGCCCCGGACATCGCCGGCCAGGGCAAGGCCGACCCGACGGCGACAGTGATGAGCGTGAGCATGATGCTGGCGCACCTCGGGCTGGACGACGCCGCCGCACGGGTCGAGGCAGCGGTCGCGGCGGACCTGGCCGAGCGTGGGGACCGAGTACGGTCGACGGCCGAGGTGGGCGCGGATCTCGCGGCGCGGGTCGCCGGCTGAGCGTCCGCACCCCGTCGGCCGTCACCGCAGGTACCGTCAGACCGAGCTCCTCGGTCACCACCTGGTGAAAGGATCCCCGACATGAGCACCACGCACGCCCCCGAGCTGTCCTCCGCAGCGGCCGCGTTCGACATCCGGCGCACCGACGCGCCGCGCGACGACGTCGAGCGCGCCGCGCTGCTCGAGTCACCGGCCTTCGGGACGGTCTTCACCGACCACATGGCACGCATCACCTGGACCGCCGACGGTGGCTGGCAGGACCGCCGCGTCGAGAAGCACGGACCGCTGCTGCTCGACCCCGCTGCCGCCGTCCTGCACTACGGCCAGGAGATCTTCGAGGGCCTCAAGGCGTACCGGCACGCCGACGCGTCGGTGTGGACCTTCCGCGCGCACGCCAACGCCGCGCGCTTCGCCGCCTCCGCCCGGCGGCTCGCGCTGCCGGAGCTGCCGGCCGAGGACTTCCTCGGCTCGATCGAGGCCCTCGTCGCGACGGACGCAGCCTGGGTTCCCGACGGGGACGAGACCAGCCTGTACCTGCGGCCCTTCATGTACGCCTCGGAGTCCTTCCTCGGGGTCCGCCCGGCCCGCGCCGTGGAGTACCTCGTCATCGCCTCGCCGGTGGGCCCCTACTTCGCCAGCGGTGTGCACCCCGTGGCGATCTGGGTCGCCGAGGACTTCCACCGCGCCGGCCCGGGCGGCACGGGCGCCGCCAAGTGCGGCGGCAACTACGCCGCGAGCCTGCTCCCGCAGCAGGAGGCGTACGAGAAGGGCTGTGAGCAGGTCTGCTTCCTCGACGCCGCCACGAACACCCAGCTCGAGGAGCTCGGTGGGATGAACGTCTTCTTGGTCGGCGCGTCGGGCACCGTGACGACGCCGGCGCTGAGCGGCACGATCCTCGAGGGCGTGACGCGCTCCTCGGTGATCGCGCTGCTGCGTGCGGCGGGGCGCGAGGTCGTCGAGCGTTCGATCCCCCTCGCCGAGCTGCGTACCGGGCTGCAGGACGGCTCGGTCGCCGAGGTGTTCGCCTGCGGCACCGCGGCCGTCGTCACGCCGATCGGCCGGCTCGCCGGCGAGGACTTCGACCTGA from Cellulomonas sp. KRMCY2 includes:
- a CDS encoding branched-chain amino acid aminotransferase, which encodes MSTTHAPELSSAAAAFDIRRTDAPRDDVERAALLESPAFGTVFTDHMARITWTADGGWQDRRVEKHGPLLLDPAAAVLHYGQEIFEGLKAYRHADASVWTFRAHANAARFAASARRLALPELPAEDFLGSIEALVATDAAWVPDGDETSLYLRPFMYASESFLGVRPARAVEYLVIASPVGPYFASGVHPVAIWVAEDFHRAGPGGTGAAKCGGNYAASLLPQQEAYEKGCEQVCFLDAATNTQLEELGGMNVFLVGASGTVTTPALSGTILEGVTRSSVIALLRAAGREVVERSIPLAELRTGLQDGSVAEVFACGTAAVVTPIGRLAGEDFDLTVGDGATGTVTAAVRRELTDIQYGRVPDPHGWMHRLV
- a CDS encoding 3-isopropylmalate dehydrogenase, yielding MTRSVRLAVVAGDGIGTEVVEQGLRVLDAALAGSDVAVTTTDFDLGARRWHATGETLTDADLAAIREHDVILLGAIGDPGVPSGVLERGLLLRLRFELDHHVNLRPARLYPGVRSPLADPGEIDFVVVREGTEGPYVGNGGAIRVGTPHEVATEVSINTAFGVERVVRDAFARAAARPRKHLTLVHKHNVLVHAGHLWRRTVEAVNADFPDVTTDYLHVDAATIFMTTKPSRFDVMVTDNLFGDILTDQAAAITGGIGLAASGNINPDRTTPSMFEPVHGSAPDIAGQGKADPTATVMSVSMMLAHLGLDDAAARVEAAVAADLAERGDRVRSTAEVGADLAARVAG